CGCGAATAACCGAATAACGCCTCCGTGCCACAGCTAACCTCCTGGATTACTGTGTCGCGGTCAGTCTTAATCAAGCTAACGGAGCGGGCCGCCGCGAAGATCGCCTCGAGCTCTTTTTGTCTTGTCTCAAGCTGCTCGCGTAGCTGCTGCTCGGCCTGCTCGGCGCGCCGGCGTGCGGTGATATCTACGCCTACCGCCTGGAAATGGCTCAGCGTACCGCTGTCGTCAAAAAAGGCGCGGTTGGTCCAAAGAATCCAGTACCTCAGACCGTCTGCACCTGTCAGGCTGTTCTCGAGCCGGCCCACCGGTTGCTGCGGAGTCAAGCTCGTTAAGTGTGCTTGTGCCCGTTTCTGCTCATCAACGGGAAACAAGTCGATCCAGCGTTGCCCGATCAGTCGATCCGGCTCGGTCTGGACGTAAGCCGCCAGGGCCGGATTGGCATACGTAATGGTGGTATCGGGCAGGAAGCGCTCAATCATCAGCGGCTGGTTCTCGACCAGATCCCGGTAGTGCGCCTCGCGCTCGGCAAGTTCGCGCTGCAGAACCCGCTGCTCGGTGACATCCTGGGCCGTACCGCGTAGAAGTTGCGGATTCCCGGCAGCATCAAACTCCGCATAGCCGCGGGCCTGCACAATCCGCCGACCGCCGTCCACACTCATGAGGTGGTGCTCAAGCTCGTAGGGATCCCCCCGGTTTAGAGTGCGCTCTATGGCCTCATAGAGCTCAGGGTGATCTTCAGGCGGCACTCTGGAGAGAAAGGTGTCCCAGTCCATGGCCGTTGCTGCCGGCTCCAAACCAATAATTTCGTAGATCTCGCTCGACCAGTGGACATCCCCAGACTTTATGTCATAGAGCCAGTGACCGAGTCGGGCAATGCGCTTAGCCTCAGTGAGTTCCAACTCGCTACGGCGCAGCGCGAACTCAGTCTCCTTGAGGGTCTGGACATCAACGTGAGTTCCCACCATGTAGGTCGGTGAGCCATCGGCGCCACGGCGCAGGGTCTGCCCCCGGCCCTGCACCCAAAGCCAGTCAGCATATGCCAGAGTGCCCTTTAGTAACCCCATGGGGCGCACTCCGGAATCGGCACCTTGATGTCTTCGGGACGATAACTACGCACGATCTCTAAATCTTCTTCTGTCAGGTTGCACTCAAAGGCACGCAGCCGCCGCCCAGCGGCACGCTGCAGAGAATAAAACCAGGGCCGTGCCCACTTCCCAGCCCTGCGGGTGACCACGCCCACGTCGCCGGTTTCCAACTCGACCACCGTTCCGGGCGGATAGATACCGAGTTCCCTTACGATATACTGAGCATAATGCGCGGGGTAAAGATGATCGGCCTCGCAGAATAGTTCGCGCAGTACCTCTTTTGGGGGGCGAGCAGACCGGTGGGCCCTAGGCGTGACCATGGCCATATAAACATTAGCGACCATGAGCAGGCCCGCGATATCGCAGACCGAATCACCACGGATACCGCGTGGGTAACCCGATCCATCCAACCGCTCATGGTGCTCCATGACGGCGCGCAACCAGTTATCATCATCCAGCCCAGCTTCGCGCAGGATCTGCGCCGAACGCTCCGGGTGCTCCACCAGCGCCTTGCGCTGAGCCTGGCTAATGTCAGTGGACTGTTGATCGAGTACGGCGCGTAACTCAAGCATGCCAATATCTGCGCTCAGCGCCGCGCCGATAAGACTATTGCGATACCCCTCGCAGCATCCAGCGGCGCGGGCAACAATATCGGCTACGATTGCCTGGCGCAGGGGCTGCAGGATATGTTCCGGATAGGCACGGCTAAGGTGCGCCACCCCCAAAGCAGCGTCAGTGTCCAAATCGATCAACCGTTGCAGACGCTCGACGACTTGCCGAAGCCGAGGCAAAAAGTCGCGCTCACCGGCTCGGATCCTTTCGTAGTTTCGCTGAAGAGCTTGAGCACAGGCATGCAACCGCTCGTGCGGGCTTAAATCTTCCTGAACGGGATTGCCACGCCGGACAGCAGGCCCGCCAGGATGCGTAAAGCGGCTATGCCCTAATTTCGAGAGCGACCGGCCGCTC
This Halorhodospira halochloris DNA region includes the following protein-coding sequences:
- a CDS encoding HD-GYP domain-containing protein, whose protein sequence is MRAGYEDSPAILGLGANIQVGDRLTFDVYDEEGRLLMRRGKQILSQNQLRRIFHDGRVELSGRSLSKLGHSRFTHPGGPAVRRGNPVQEDLSPHERLHACAQALQRNYERIRAGERDFLPRLRQVVERLQRLIDLDTDAALGVAHLSRAYPEHILQPLRQAIVADIVARAAGCCEGYRNSLIGAALSADIGMLELRAVLDQQSTDISQAQRKALVEHPERSAQILREAGLDDDNWLRAVMEHHERLDGSGYPRGIRGDSVCDIAGLLMVANVYMAMVTPRAHRSARPPKEVLRELFCEADHLYPAHYAQYIVRELGIYPPGTVVELETGDVGVVTRRAGKWARPWFYSLQRAAGRRLRAFECNLTEEDLEIVRSYRPEDIKVPIPECAPWGY